The sequence ACTATTGCCGGACCGGACAAGCGCGATTTTTCCATGTCTGATCGGGATAAACCGGATTTTTCTTCAAAAGCGACGGACACCCGGGCAACCTTCAGGGCCGGGGTGCCAATGGAAGTGCTCCCCATGCTGACCGGTGAGGAACAACACCTCTATCGAAAGGGAATCGCCAGACTCACCGCCTGCGGGATTGCCGTCAGCGAGGTATCCCTGCCGGAGTTCCCCCTGTTCGCCCTCGTTCATGGTGTAATGGGTGCCGTTGAAGCATCTTCCAGTGCCGGGAGATATGACGGTGTCCGGTACGGGCACCGCGCCCGGGGCGCCAAAAACTGGAATGAAATGTATTTGAAATCGCGGGGAGAAGCCTTTGGTACGTTAGTGAAATCCTATCTCTTCCAGGGAGCCTATTTCCAGTTCGAAAAATACGATCTGTTTGAAAAGGCGGGACGCATCCGAACCCGACTGGCTAAGGCGGCAAACAACGTCCTGGATACGTTGGATATCCTGGTCCTTCCGGTCAAACGGAGACCCTGCAAGGCGAGGGCTGCGGAAACGGTGGCCGATGTCTACGATGCCTTTTCCATGACCCTGCTGGCCAATGTCGCCGGGCTTCCCGTATTGCAGGCTCCGGGATTCATGGCAGACGATACGGTTGATCTCGGGATGCAGCTCATAGGTAAGGCATTCGACGATACGCTACTCCTTGGTCTGGCCAAACATTTGTCTCAACACAAAGGATGAATTCATGATGGATTACGAGGCCGTTATCGGCTTGGAAATACACGTGGAGTTGAACTGCCCCACGAAAATGTTCTGCGACTGCCCCAACCGTCCCGGAGACGAGCCGAACAAAAACACCTGCCCCATCTGCCTATGGCTTCCTGGTGCAATCCCCCGGTTCGGTTACGCTGCCCTGGGAAAAGCCGTCCTGGCCTGCCTGGCCCTGAACTGTGAAATTCAGGAACAAAGCTCCTTCGATCAGAAGGTATATTATTATCCCGACCAGCCCAAGGGATTCCAGTTGTCCCAAGCCCACCATCCTCTCGCACGAAACGGGCGGCTCAGTATCATCGGCGAAGACGGACAACCCGGGGTATTACGCATTCATCACATTCATATGGAAGAGGATGTAGCGAAGCTCGTACACGAAATGGAAGGGAAGACACCAATCAGCCTCGTCGATTTCAACCGGGCCGGCGTACCCCTGATCGAGATTGTCACGGAGCCGGACATACGTAGCGCCCACGACGCAATGGAATTCGTCCGCCTGCTTCGAACGCAAATCCGCTATGTCGAAAGCTCGGAATGCAATCTGGAATCCGGAACGATGCGGGTCGACGCAAATATTTCCGTACGCCCCCGTGGAACGGAGCAAATGAACACGAAGGTGGAGGTCAAAAACATGAACTCCATCCGCCACGTGGGCGACGCCATCGCCTACGAGATAGAACGCCAAAAGGAAAGCCTTGCCGCGGGCGACCCCATCGTTCCGCACACCCGGCTCTGGGACCCGGTCAAGAAGGTGACCACGGTCATGCGGGATAAACTTCCCTCCCCTTGTGTACCGGATCCGTCAGTCCCCCCAATTGTGATTTCCAGAGAATGGCTTGAGGAACAGATGGCCCGCCTGCCGGAAATGCCCGGGGCCAAGGCGGAGAGATTCCACCGCCAGTTCGACCTGACCGGAGAGGAGGCTTTTCGGCTCTGCGGCGAGAAGGAAACAGCGGATTATTTCGAACAGGTCATGGGCACGGGCTGCCGTTTACCGCCGCGCATGGTTAACCACTGGCTGATGGCACAATTGATACCGTCCTTGAGGGAGCGAGGCGAAACGCTTCTGTCATGCCGCCTAACACCGTCGCGATTTTCCGAACTCCTGAACCTGATCGACCGGGACGAGATAAACCTCCATTCGGCAAAGGCCGTCCTCATTCGTCTGCTTGATACGGATCTGCCGGTCAGAACCGTGATCGAACAGGGCGGCTTTTCCCAGGTTTCAGACGCCTCGGAGCTGGAGGAAATCGTTGCCGACGTACTGAAGAAGCACGCCGCCGCCGTAGCGGATTATCGGGGCGGCAACGCCAAGACCCTGGGCTTTCTCATCGGTCAGGCCATGAAGGATTCAGGTGGCAAGGCCAATCCGAAAGTGGTTCGGGAGCTTCTTATCAAAGCCCTCACTCTTTAATCAAAATAAATGACGGCTCTCTTCCCCCCGCACTGGGAAGCACAAGCGGTATGAACCCTCTATAAGAATTAAAATTCCTCATGCGTCGCAAATGCAGATTTAAGAAAATTGCTTGACAGACAAAGAGAGCTTCCCTACGCTATTGATTCTGT is a genomic window of Deltaproteobacteria bacterium containing:
- the gatB gene encoding Asp-tRNA(Asn)/Glu-tRNA(Gln) amidotransferase subunit GatB; the protein is MDYEAVIGLEIHVELNCPTKMFCDCPNRPGDEPNKNTCPICLWLPGAIPRFGYAALGKAVLACLALNCEIQEQSSFDQKVYYYPDQPKGFQLSQAHHPLARNGRLSIIGEDGQPGVLRIHHIHMEEDVAKLVHEMEGKTPISLVDFNRAGVPLIEIVTEPDIRSAHDAMEFVRLLRTQIRYVESSECNLESGTMRVDANISVRPRGTEQMNTKVEVKNMNSIRHVGDAIAYEIERQKESLAAGDPIVPHTRLWDPVKKVTTVMRDKLPSPCVPDPSVPPIVISREWLEEQMARLPEMPGAKAERFHRQFDLTGEEAFRLCGEKETADYFEQVMGTGCRLPPRMVNHWLMAQLIPSLRERGETLLSCRLTPSRFSELLNLIDRDEINLHSAKAVLIRLLDTDLPVRTVIEQGGFSQVSDASELEEIVADVLKKHAAAVADYRGGNAKTLGFLIGQAMKDSGGKANPKVVRELLIKALTL